DNA from Rhipicephalus sanguineus isolate Rsan-2018 chromosome 11, BIME_Rsan_1.4, whole genome shotgun sequence:
TACGGTTAGGGGCGGTTTTGTTCGTGGCGGGGAAGCCGCGAGCTGCCTTCCGTGTCGTGCCCCAAAGAGCCGCATCGCTTGCAGTACGAGGCCGTGCAGGCGGTGGCCACGTGGCCGACATCTCTGCAACGAGCGAACAAACGTCGCATGCCGCGGTACTCAAACATGACACGGTGCCCCTGCATTGTTGTGATATTAGGAACCGGCCTGCTCATCTCCATCTTTACAATTCGGACACCGTTCAGTTTATTCTGGCGGCTAGCCACTGTGGCGACGCTCACGCTCTTGATCTTGCCGTACTGGGTAAGGGCGTTTGTCAAGACGTCGTCGGGTAGGTAGGCAGGGAAACGGTACACGTTTACAAAAGTGACGGGTGGTCCTACGGCTTCCACCGCCACGCGCTCGTGGTTTAGCCGGAAACCGTCtattacaacgagcatctcgggtgcgcgcgtgCCTGCTCGGTAGTCccacgctcgtggccgctgcagtgaccaaataattttaaaattaacgtcttcagtgccggcaacatattttcggtactgctggccttttaataaaacgGAATTTAATCCTGCCtgtattttatacacttgctgggcaagaagtcgggtTTGCCAATCTTTGCCTAAGGGTcctattggaggggccgtaactatcagtgcaacgacattatgcaacatgtttttgatGACTGTGGAAGTTGACGgagaggagaataagtggacaaagtttaggaatgtaaaaatgtttttttaattgtcatcagaaatttccattgttcggtgttttcttgaacttcgtCCGATCAGATcactttactgaaacgttatataaatataagattcggcagtttggtagataagcatgcgaagaacgtaatgcggaatatttgtcgctctgctacgagGCTTTTTTGAGTTAAagacgttcaaagtaaagaaaataacgtttcctgggccattttcgaggttttttataaacacatctacactacacataaaaactaaaaactgagcagaagaaaaaacatgcatatatttagttaaaggtatttcagctacctaactttattatattttgtgcaattaatAACGAAACTTGGCCAAaagagcagagcggatgagcactccactccacctcttcgtcattattgatttcctgtgcttcgaaaaaatttttggcggcaaaacaaattgcggatctcttttttctactcatcaggcaataatatataaaattttgaaataaatttaagaggtcgaccagccatcgtttgttcgatcttacgtggaatcacccagctaaAACATCAGTAAAACTAAGGCAGTTTTATTTCTCCCGCGAAACAAATGCTGTGCAGTCCCCCGATTAGTGCTCAACAATTCTGAAATAGAAGTTTTGAATAGCTTCAAAACGCTAGGCGTATTTTTCACGAGTAACTGGTCTTGGGATGATCTGATTAATTACTTGCTGAAAAAGCTTTCAAAAGTAATTGGCCTCATGCGTCGACATTGCTTTACCCTCCATCTTTCAATTGACAATATTTTATACAATGTTCTATTTTCCTCAACTCTGACCTATGGTGCAGTAGTCTGGGAGACGAcaacaaaagaaaatataaaaaaaaacttccctTACAAGAAAAGCGTCGAATACGCATAGATTCTAACGCTCCTTACCTAAGTCACACACCGGGCATGTTCGAAAAGCTTAAAATTGTAAGCGTACAAAACATTTACAATTTCAGACTACTTCGGCAACACAAgttggaaacaaaaaaaaatttccctTCTAAATACATTGGCCAAATTGACAAAAAATGACCCTGCATACCACACACCCCATCCTGAGATATGGAAAGTTCGAAAATGCCGCACGACTTATGGAAAGCAAATGCTCAGGTGCACATTACCTACATTGCTAAATGAACTTGCCAGAGATGGTACGGACGTAGGTTTAATGGCTTTGAATGAGTTACGCAATATGTATGTGCAACtgtgattgtttctttttgttcattGTGCTACATATGTTTGTTGCCTTGATTTAAAATTTAACGAATTTCCAGTTGTTTTGATACATACGGATTAAATATATCAATTAGTAAGAATAGTAAACTAGCAAAGTTCTTGTAGTTCTGATGTGTATGTATGGTTTTTCCTTCATTGATGCCTTTACGTACTTCCTTTGTGCTTTTTATTCCTTATGCGTTGCTTTCTACCTCTATTGTTGTTGAAATTTCACACCACTGTATGCCATAGTGTGGTGAACGGTTCTAGTCAAGCCTTTTCAGGCTTTTTGTCCGTGCACCAAAGATCTGTCAGATGTTGAatgaaaattgaattgaattgaattgaatttgtGCTCTCGGCCATTGCGCTGGTGATGAGAGCACATGTTACATCTGTCGTTTGCGACAGCGCATGTTTGTTCATCCGTCGTTTGCTTTGGTTTCATCAAGCGGAAGGCGACGAAAAGGGTATCCTTGCGTGTGCAGCTGTATGGGTGCTGCTTCAAATCTGTGCagtaaacacacgcacgcacaaagatgcaaaataaaaataaaaaccttCATTTGTCCCATTGTGCACAAGATCTTCATAGTTCTTCAACACCACAGAGTGCCAAAATTGGTGTCCTCTCGTCTCAGACCCCTCCCTAgtgcaaaaattcggcagatcccacgtaccgtgggaatcgatgtgatacgaagcatgcgtgggatggtggctgcggcgtaatttttcacattgagcgaaacgtaacAAAATGAGGGTAATGTGGATGTGGTATACGCACACCtctatgttgaagagttgcacatGTAtgatataaccagttgcttacagttgcgtaacgatgccaacagcagcatgcctgttaccaacaccagacgcggtaagctgatatgtagtgcttatattcttcaatactggatagtgcgaatccgaacaggacaaagaagggacAGAGATGCATAGGACAGATATTACtcgtaactaagcttcattcaggaatgtttccctaatatatacacagccgagtgacacgcgcaagcgcactgcacgtacctTACAGTCGCGATACAGTTgtcatgcttatacttgtccgttatgacggagaacgcacgcacgtttcacgaacccgtgtgtatgtgtagaagaagTTCGCGACAGTTCTTAAACatggtcatcgtcaccgtgatcagtgagtaccagcagctggagcggacttgttaatcggatccgttcgtgatcacggctatgaggagtctaagtgtagtgaagtgcgcggtaaagtgcagctggtggaaatcctggatgcctcttatgatgaaatgatctatgacgcctcctgtcgtgaacgtggcagcgaggtcttttgatgccctgtccacatccaagccgtctttcacgcagtgtaaggaccaagtgttgaagtcaccggtaatggtgagaggcctggttctctcagcagatttattattaggaagcattgaccccggttcatGCGCAATCCACGTTGTACACGTTGCCGACCACGTGTACGAGTGGATGGTATTTGaccgtcttccaggggtgttctgtcttcagcttccacACTTTCCttccgtccgccgcggtggtgtagcggttacggtgctcggctgctgaccggaaggtcgtgggttcgatcccggccccggcggtcgcatttcgctggaggcaaaatgttagatgcccgtgtactggcgatctcggtacacgttaaagaatactcgatggtcaaaatttccggagcccttcgctacggcgtctttcataatcatatcgtggttttgggacataaaaccccaacaattattattattatcactttccttgcgtgtcaatgtgtgtgttcgcggtactgtgttggttgaggctctgtataacctgcggcgcatacccgcataacattaactctggtttacaggtgtgtgccacatgtgactgagagaaagggtttcaccacgtacgcgacaggcatttagcgttatacatgtcatgacgagtgaatcgtgttcgtcatacactgatcccctgctgtgccaattttggtttattacaagttatggagacgaccaggagagcgcccagacgtaggcggctagatagatagatacgtagatagaaacggccaaagtgcctgaggttcgctaagaaatgcttcgcatttaaaaacactaaCAGCACCGTCACGCAATAGCTTTCACACAAACAACGAGCTGGAGCAAGCACCACGTGTGCACGAAGGGCGAAACATTCGCCGCGCACGCGAACGAGCGCACGCaaaaaccgcgtcagccggggcgggcGAGCGGGTGAACACCAGCGTGAGGAAACTTTTCCAGTCAAAGCATACATTTCACGATTAGTACACTCACACTTTCACCTCGTTGTAGAATGTAATTTTCTCACCCCCGGGGGGCGAGTGGCCCGATCCTGGAGATAGTGCAATAACCCGATAGCGCAATGGCCGATCATGGAGATGCAAGTACTCCACCCCATTCCAAAAAGAAGTTAATATCTTGGGTCGATATAGGACCCGTATCAGAGCTGACAACAACAGACTTTATTTGTGGTAATGCTTCGGGCAAGGCGCGAAGGGCATTATCTCCAGTGAAAAGCTGTTCTTGTCAAGAAGAGAACATAAAACTGCGAGACCAGTCCCTACGATAGACGGGCGTGACAGACGAAGAGGCAGGACCGAAGGCACAAGTCAACGCGAGGTAGGACACGCGGACACAGGAACACGCACGCTAATCACGGCACAACGCACTGTACAAGCGCAGATGGGGAAGGGCATTACGAGCGGCTGGGCCGCAGGTGCACGTGGTACACCGCGCGGGACGCCGCGATCACCTCGCTCACGCAAAGCTTCTTGAAGAGGCGAGCGTAGGGGCGAGAACAGATGTGGCGCAGCACACGGTCGTTCTCGGGGTCCCAGGCGCCGAGAGCTCCCACGATGGCTGCTGCCACCGCGACACCTAGGTAGCGGCGCCGGAGGTGTGCGGCGACGGGCTCGTATTTGGCGGTCTTGTCGTTGCGGGTGTTGGCGAAGGCGGCTGGCGTGTTCTCGAACGGACACGCCACGTCGATGACAAGCGCCTCCTCGCCGCGTACCAGCAGAAGGTCGGGCCGCAAGCCCGTGTCTCCGACCGGCCGATTCTCACAGGCCACCGAGTAGTTGGCGGCCGCTGCGGCACGGAGGCGGGCGACCACTGCATTGTGCCGCGCCGTGTACAAGGCGCTCCTCGCCTTGCAGTGGCACAGCACGTGCGGCAGGGTCTCCCGCTGGTATCCACAGGTGCGACATCGCTGGTGACGGTCCGGGGGTCCCCACATGGTGGCGCCGTTGAGGTGCAGCAGGTTCAGGCTGGCGCGATGGATGAAGCGCCATTCGGCGAAGTGGGTAAATGCGCCAGTCCGCATGAAATGCGAGCTGGCGCGATCCGCCGCCACGCAGGCCATCACCTTATCCTGATTGGCTTGCTCATGAAGGGCCCGGTCTCGTTCAGTAGCGAGGACTTCCCGGATTTACCGCATGACGGGGCAGTGGTGAATGGGCGTCAGGGTGACGTCACCACACGCGATGCGGGCGTTGTCAGCCTCCAGGGtccagacgactcgaaggcgtcgAGACGCTTTACGCGCCTCCGTCCAGACCGAGCGGAGTTGGTTGGCAGGAGCCCGGAAGATGCCCTCGATCGACCCCGACAGGTAGGCCTCAGGCCTCGAGCGTGGTGCGGGTCGTCTCCCAGCCGAGCCTTGTCGAGGCCACCTGTCACGATGTGTAAGACGCCTGGCACGTTTTGTTTGAGCACGCGCCATTAACACATGAAGGCGACAATGCGTGGCATAATCACACACTTCATTCCATTCAACGAGACAATTACACAcacaaaacagaaataaatagagaTAACTATGTCCACAAAACACAATAATTAGCGTGTCCTATCACAGTCAAGTTCTATACGCGTCCCTTATTCCTTCTCAACACCTCATGTTTGTAGGACGTAAAACGTTGACCGCTTACGATGATCAGTCGCACTGTCACCAGGTCGTCGCTCACCGCGTCCGTCGGTACCGTCGTCTTTGCTGGTGTAGACGGGCGCGCTCCGCAAATGATGCGAGGTACTCGTACGTCGTCCTTCTTTGGTGGCAGACAGATTAGCGCCGGCAGGTGCTCCTGGAACGTCTCAGCTCATCCGGCCCTTGCACCGTTGGCGTGGCAGACGGGTGGTCGCAAGCCCGGGCTCGTTCAAGGTCGGCGGCGTAAGCGCTGACTTGGCCCGGCAGCTCACCGCACAGCCGGCCAGCTGGACGACCGGATCATGAAGACCGCTGCTCGCCGAGGCTAGTACTTCGGCGGCCCAGACTGCGCGGACCATCGGCTATCTTCACCGTCGCcttcaccgccgttctcctctGCGCGCGCCAGCCCTCCAAGATGGCGTCTCCCCCGCGCACCTGTCGCTTctttttcctttgccatttgTCTTTATTCGTATTCCATTCATTTCTTCTCTGGCCTTCCTCTTCTGTTTCCACTTCTCTTGTCATCCCTGACACCACCGAATAAGCGTCCAAGAGCGCCATGTCCCGCAGCTCCCTATCAGCAGTGGTGAGGAGCTTAAACGCCGAGTCGATGCGAAAGATGTCGCTCAGCTCGGCTGCAGCAGGTAGACCAACAGCTCCTGCGGCGGCGCTTCCGTATACGTAATGAGTCGACGCGTTCTCCGGCAAGTACAGGCTGCGCTTGACTAGGGGCCGAACGGCGTCGTCGAGGCGGCGCCAGTCAGTCTTTGTCAGCACAGCGCACCGCATGGCGAAATTCAATGCCGGGTACACAAAGGTACGGACGACATCGAGGCCTTGCCAAGGGGCCGACATAGATGTAAGGATGGCCCGTGCCTGGGAGATCGCGTCGTCAGTGACGTTGCCGGTTGCGGTGACGGGGTGGAATCCAACCTGGCGCCCAAAAAAGCGCTggggctggtagtcccggagTGCTGGGATGGGGTGCCCGATACCATGAACGTGGTAGGCCGCATACCAACAGGTGTCCGACTGCTAAGGTGCAGGGACGAAAACTTGGCCGGGTTTAAAGACAGGCCGAGGGAGGTAGCAAGCACCTCGACCCTGTCAATGCGGCGCTGAAGAAGGTCCGGGTTGGGCGCGAGGGGAGTCAAATCATCCGCGTATACCAGGATGTTGTGGGCGTCGTCCTCGCCTTGGACGTCATGGATGATCGGGTCCACCACAGGTTGAAGAGTAGCCCACTCAGGGGGCAGCCCTGGCGTAGACCGGCCAGTATGGGCACCGGCTCGGTGTCCCCCTCGGCGGCGACGATCGCGGCACAGGTCCGCGATCAGGTCGGTAAAGACGTCTCCGGCACCGGATCCTCTGAGGGCATCCAGGAGGGCCTGGTGGGGTACCGACCCATAGGCGTTGGTGAAGTCCAGAAGTGCCGCACAGAGGTCGGAGGATGTCATTTAGCTCGAAGACGCCGTCCGCTCGTAGACAGCCCTTCTGGCACCGGGACAGTACCGCGTGTTGGGCTATCCACGCTTGGAGAAGGGCGGCTAGGCATTTGACATACAGTTTAGCTGCCGTACTCCCCATGGCTATAGGTCGCCAGTTGCTTGGATCGTCGAGGTCGCCGTTCTTATATATTAGGATCGTCCGGGAGGTACGCCAGGACTCGGGCGTTCGCCGGTGGTGAAGACAGGCGTTGAACAACAGGTAAAGGAAGCGGGCCTCCGGGTCGACGGACTTCCAATGATGATATGTGAGGCGGTCAGGTCCCGGTGCGGTGTTCTCCGATTTGCGCAATCAGAGCAACACCTCGTCGGCCGTGAACGCCGTGGTGTCCAGGGCAGCCGGGGCGGGAACTCGGCGGAACAGCAGTGAGGAGTCAGTAGTGGGGCGGACCGCGTGTTGCCTCAGTGATCCCGAAGATCCTGCAGAGAGATCGTACAGGAACGGGAATTCAATTTCAATTCAATTTATtttccagtatatatatatatatatatatatatatatatatatatatatatatatatatatatatatatatggtggatGGTTGCGTTGGGTTAAAAGCTGCATAAGTAGCTTGACGGGACCCAACGACCAGACTATACAGGGCCGTAACAAAAAGCAGTCCGGTGCAGTGGCGAGCAAACCAACAAGTAAAACAGAATAACATATCGTAAGTACATGTACAGCGGATTACATGTATTTTCTGCACGAGAATTGCAGAAAGAAGaacagtaaaaataaaaacatgTGCATAATAGATGTTGAAAAAAGTAAATAAGTAAAAAATGATACACACAATAGTATACCCCTATAACATGAGTAATaaacagaaataataataacacaAAATAATAACACCGTACTAATGTAGCAATACTAGCTATTTGGAACAAAATAAAACACTGGCCATATAACACAGCAAGAAATTCATGTAAGCAGAGTGACTATGGTAAAAGAAACGACATAAGTTACACACAATGCAATTACACAGAATGTCACAGTATGTGACATTACAGGTCAACGAAATATAAGCGCAAGTCTTCTACTGAACGTGTGAATATCTACTGTAGAGACGCATTGGaaccttgtaatgggccgtcctctccagcgccttctagtgggtcgccctcttcgcctcttctcgaagagcacgcccctcgtgctcgtgcgagtctgcgctccgtcgtgactgttgtgcatcgtcgccgtcaatccagccgtcaataaaggcctttacaaagtggtggaggtgcggggtatcgatcccagtacctctcgcatctTTGGACGTGGCTAGCCCCCCACTTCACCTGTCATCTGGGGCTTCCACTCCGATAGACACGGACCACGCCAGTGACGTGGATTCCCAAGACACCGTCAACGTCGACCTACCCCCGGACCATTCGGCTCTCCTGGCGGAGCAGACAAGAACACTCCGTCGTCTTCTCCGCGAGCCTCCATCCGAAGATTCCTGGGCAGAGTGCGAGGCTGCTTGGTCACAAGCCGTCGAGATTGCGACTGAAGCGGTCCGCCTTCGGCCACTGGTCCCAGGTCGCCCACAGCGGCATACCAACCCAGCCAACGCCGCGGACATCCAGCGGCTTTACAAGCGCAATCGACGACGCGCAGTAAGGCTCATCCTCGAGGGCCCATCCACACAGTGTGCCATTCCCCTCCAGGAGCTCTGCGAGCATTGGGGAACCACCTGGTACGAGCGCAACGCGGATACCTCCATCCTCTTCCGCCGCACACCCGCTCCCAACCCGGCGGACACGACCCCTTTGTCCCCGACGACGTCCTCCTACGACTGCGAAAATCAGAAAATACCGCTCCGGGAGCCGACCGCCTTACCTACAACCACTGGCGGACAGTCGACCCGGAGGCCAAGTTCCTGTGCGCACTCATCAACGCGTGCGTTCACCATCGTCGCACCGCGGACGCCTGGCGAACATCCCGCACTGTCTTGATCCACAAGAAAAGCGACCCGCAAGTGCCGAGCAATTGGCGACCCATAGCCTTGGGTAGCACGGCTAGCAAGCTCTACGCCAAGTGCCTCGCCGCGCGTCTCCAGGATTGGATCTTGCTGCACAGCGTCCTTTCACCTTGCCAGAAGGGATTCTTACCATACGACGGCGTGTTCGAGCAAAACTATGTGTTTCAACACCGTCTCGACGCGGCCCGGTCTGGAGGCGCTGACCTATGCGCAGCGTTACTAGGCTTCACGAATGCGTATGGCACGGTCACCCACCAGGCTCTTCTCGACGCCCTTCGTGGTGCCGGCGCCGGCGACACATTCGCGGCCTTGATTCAAGACCTCTACACGGACAACTCCACCTGCCTCGTTGCGGCGGATGGCACCTCCGAGCCCGTTCCCATCAGGGCTGGCCTCCGCCAGGGTTGTCCGCTGAGCGGACTATTATTCAACATGGTCGTCGACCCGTTCGTCCGCGATGTTGAAGGCGAGGATACCGACCACCACATCCTCGCATACGCGGACGATCTCACCCTTCTGGCGACATCCCCCGAAGCTCTGCAGCAGCGTATCGACCGCGTCGATGCGCtgctgaaatggcacacatgcttgtgctacctcgacgacgtcgttgttttcgctccggacttctccacgcatcttcaacgcctgcggcatgttttgacgcgcttgagcgacgccggtctacaactgaatctaaagaagtgccgatttgcagcacggcagctgacaatactcggttacgtcgtgtccaaggacggtattcttcccgatccagccaagcttcgagttccccaaacctacgtccgtcaaagaactgcgcagtttcgtaggactgtgttcctactttcggcgcttcattcgaaacttcgcgaccgtcatatccccgctgacgaagcttctcggaagtaacgggtccctcaattcatggtcgtcagagtgcgacgacgctttcgcgaagctccgtcgtctgttgacgtcgcctcccatactacgccactacgaccctacggcccctacagaggtacacacagacgccagcggtgttggccttggcgctgtccttgcgcagcgcaaaccagggttccctgaatatgtcgtggcatatgcaagtcgtacgctcaccaaagccgagaccaattacaccgtcaccgaaaaggaatgcctagcgatcatctgggcccttacgatgttccgaccttatttgtatggtcgcccatttgatgtcatcaccgaccaccatgcactctgctggttgtcatcattgaaggatccatcaggccgcctcgcccgctgggcacttcgcctacaggactacgatatccgcgtgctgtaccgcaacggacgccaggatgctgacgccgacgcactctcgcgctcccccttgcctgacgacaatacccacagctcaatgtctcacaatgccgtttcttccatcgacgttcacactatcgctaccgaacagcgcaaggatcagtggatcgcttcactgctagacttgctcactgatccttcggcaacaccatccactcgcgcgttgcgtcgtcaagcccaccatttcgccattcgcgacgacctcctccaccgacgcaattacaacgccgacggccgccagtggctactagtaataccccgcagtctgcgttctgaaatatgcgaatcgttccacgctgatccgcagtgtgcgcactctggggtatcgaaaacataccaccgcattcgccaacggtacttttggcgaggcatgtaccgctacgtgcagaagttcgttcgctcctgcatcgattgtcagcgccgcaaaacttcaacgcaccagtcaccagcaggtctgcaacctttcccttgccctgaccggccgtttgggcgcgttggcatcgacttgtatgggccactccctctgacttcggctggtaaccgctgggccatcgtcgctgtagaccaccttacgcgatacgccgaaactgccgccctcccagcggctgcagcgcgcgatgtagccttcTTTCTGccccgccggttcatgctgcgccacggtccaccccaggagatgctcagcgatcgaggccgtgtcttcctgtcggaagtcgtcgaagccatcctcaaagagtgcaacgttgttcaccgcaaaactactgcttgccacccgcagacgaatgggctcacggaacgctttaaccgcacgctcggcgacatgctctcgatgtatgttgccgccgatcacacaaattgggattccattctacctttcgtcacctacgcctacaataccgcccctcaaagcaccactggtttctcaccgtTTTTCCTAtagtacggcaggcacccgtcgcacacaatcgacacaatccttccatgcaagccggatcgatctg
Protein-coding regions in this window:
- the LOC119375440 gene encoding uncharacterized protein LOC119375440; protein product: MACVAADRASSHFMRTGAFTHFAEWRFIHRASLNLLHLNGATMWGPPDRHQRCRTCGYQRETLPHVLCHCKARSALYTARHNAVVARLRAAAAANYSVACENRPVGDTGLRPDLLLVRGEEALVIDVACPFENTPAAFANTRNDKTAKYEPVAAHLRRRYLGVAVAAAIVGALGAWDPENDRVLRHICSRPYARLFKKLCVSEVIAASRAVYHVHLRPSRS
- the LOC119375441 gene encoding uncharacterized protein LOC119375441, with the translated sequence MTSSDLCAALLDFTNAYGSVPHQALLDALRGSGAGDVFTDLIADLCRDRRRRGGHRAGAHTGRSTPGLPPEWATLQPVVDPIIHDVQGEDDAHNILVYADDLTPLAPNPDLLQRRIDRVEVLATSLGLSLNPAKFSSLHLSSRTPVALRDYQPQRFFGRQVGFHPVTATGNVTDDAISQARAILTSMSAPWQGLDVVRTFVYPALNFAMRCAVLTKTDWRRLDDAVRPLVKRSLYLPENASTHYVYGSAAAGAVGLPAAAELSDIFRIDSAFKLLTTADRELRDMALLDAYSVVSGMTREVETEEEGQRRNEWNTNKDKWQRKKKRQVRGGDAILEGWRAQRRTAVKATVKIADGPRSLGRRSTSLGEQRSS